Part of the Musa acuminata AAA Group cultivar baxijiao chromosome BXJ2-7, Cavendish_Baxijiao_AAA, whole genome shotgun sequence genome is shown below.
TGTCGTGATAATGATTTCTTCATTGTGCTCTATTTATAGGTTCTCCAAGTGGTGGCAGGACGAAAGTTGGAATTAATGGTAAATTCAGTTGTAGCCTGTAGCTTTAATCTGTATTTAACACAGTCATGCTATCCATGTCATCATCATGTTTCGCTATATAGTTATATGTCTCAATTTAGCTGCTAAAATTTGTGGACATGAACTTTGGTAGGACTAATGGTTCTTAATGTTCTGTTCTTCCTCTTTGTGACTCCATTCAGATTTGGATTTTAACAgaattattctattatatatagatgtatatatacagCATAACTCACCTTCATTATCAAATATTAACATTAAAATTAGTAAGCCAAATTTCTTTGTACATCCAACACATGATAACTTCTGATATTTCAACTACcaagaatataaaaaagaagcACATGTGGTCTCATTGCTTACAAAGATATGCTCCTTTCGCTTAACCTTTGACCTTCTGTGGACTTAAATGTGATTGCTTAATCTTCCAATGCTTAGATCTGTCACGACCTGAGCTTGATGGGCTAAttggcctatcaactttgtttgctctaaaccactgaccaaaatgtttaaactcaaattgatagtagtacacttatcagatgtgagtcaatcttaatcttgtccacttcTGATGTGAGACTAATTGGGGGTGTTACAAGATCAGTATTGATTGAGACATCCCACTAGGAATGAGTACAGAGACCAATTTAACTATCTTCCATATTCTTATAGACGTCTATGGCTTTATGGAAAAGGTTTGTCTCAGGCATTGAACCTGATCTGCATTTTGCAGGTATTCTCATCATCTCGTGCACCAATTCATGTTGTTACCTGTTGTAGTATTCATTGTTCACTGTGTATTTTGAAGCATCAGTTTCTTATATAATCAACTAGTGAGGTCAACTTTTTATATTCATGGGAAGTATGGGGTGGCTATGTTGTCATTCTCCTAGAAAAATTGtgaatttttttcaaatgagaatTTTAAGTGCTTAGCTAATTGAGTGATAGGTAAAAAATCTTAGATAAAAGCCTTGTTATATTATATGAAATGTACATTTTCCTATAGTCAAAAGAGTTTAATTGGCTTTACCATAGATGTTCTAGTGGTGTCAGTGCATTCAAGAGCTTTTATGTGAATAAGTGAGAGCCAGGAGCTAACAAATGCGAAATGCCAAAGCAACATGTTCTGTGCCTAATTGTGTTTGTGTATTAACTTCTAGAATATTTGTTTGATCAGATATATATCTTAATAATGAATTGGCGTTCTATAATGGAATAATTTaaagaagtaaaaaaaatatttgatatattcagAATATTTAGTTTCATATTCTATAATCATGAAGGCTTTCTTTTGTCttaaatattgaaaatttttgctGCTACTTTTTTGCATAGTTCTGGTTAGTTTGAGTTGTATTTTCATACAGGTTTTGGGCGTATTGGAAGACTTGTCTTGCGCATTGCCACCACAAGAGATGATATCAAAGTAGTAGCAGTAAATGACCCCTTCATTGATGCTAAGTACATGGTGAGGAAGCTTGTTCTTATTTTGGTCATTTTGTTGGTTCTGTGGGATTGTATTGGTACTAAAAGCAGTGAATTGTGTATGTTGCATTTGAGATAGAAAATTAGTGGGCTAAGCATCTTTGAAGTAATGGCCACTATGCTTGAGTTGTTATGCAATCTATTTTTAAGTTTCCTTCATAGTTTTAGCTCTTTGGTCTGTAATTTGTATCTCGATTTGTTGTTTGTTTTATGCTTTTTTTTACTTAGTTTCTGGTTGGTAAAGCTATATGGTATATTGACCATATTATTGCTGAAAACActtgacatatatatattatttggtgaTCTGTGAATCTTCCTATTAGATAAGATTTCTAGTAAAAGCCATTTCTAGAGGATCACACTTCTAGAGGGATAAAAAAAACATCAGACACACTATCAGTAGCCTTTACCATCTTGCTGAAAGTTTGGGACCCGAGAGGATAGTGAAATAATTGCTTGGTTAGATTAATAAGATATATCCCATCAATCAGCATTCTGACCAAAGTTGAATTCACAAATTGTTTAGTACTTTTAGCTTGTGAATTTTACATTTTTGTCTCCCAGCACAATCAAACTTTGTAATGGTATCACCGGAACAGAAAATTTTGATGGGTCCACTCAAATGGGCATAATTTGTATGTGTTATAATTGAACGGATTCCAGAAAGAGTTAAGGTATGCACGTAAATGGGTTTTGCTGAATTCAATTAGGTAAGCACTGATTTAAATGCTTGATAATTCTCAAGCATTTAAATCAGTGGTGGACTGGTGGTACTGCACGTATCGCTGAGATACTAAATCAGCCTTCATCATTTGTTAGCTGTAACATGTTTCTTAATTTATATGGATTGGGCAATATGTATGAGTTATTAAAATAATAGTAACGTTTTTTTTTCAGGCATATATGTTTAAGTACGACTCAACACATGGCATATTCAAGGGAACGATTAAGGTTGTGGATGGGTCCACCTTAGAAATCAATGGGAAAAGGATTGCAGTTACAAGCAAAAGGTATTTCACATATGTTTTCAAGATTGGTCTGATGTAACTTCTGGTTCTTTCgtgtataatttttaaatttattttcattATTCCTTTTTCCTCCTATCAAGGGGTTCTAGGAGCCAagtattcatatacaaaaatagGCTCCGTTAAGAAACTTAATGTGTCAGTGGAAGAAAGCAACCCAATATCTTGTAGCATTACTGACACAAGTTGGACACACGCGTTGTGGTTAACTGAAACATGAATAACATATAAATTTGACAAGATAATAAACAATAGGAAGGTAATGACATATAGGAGACTAGAAAGGTGCCAAGGAAGATATATTTAGGTAGAAGCATGAAAACATTCAAAAATtaagagaggaaaaaaaaggtCCTTTCTTCAATGAAATATTAAACTAAAAAGTTTTATGTACATTATGGATTTTTCTTAGTCCAACAGTCTTCTAATATTTTGACTTCATAGACTGACTTTGTAGTTAAATTTGGATTCTTAAGGCAGTTGAATTTCATAATCGaagacttttatttatttaatacctAAGTTTACAAAGTCTCAATTTCTCATAGAACTCTCTAATCTTATATCCTACTTAATAAATAATTTTCTTGATCTagaatattttgaaataagactCATAAGTATCAATACAACTTAAACTAGGATTCAAATATATTATAAGTAAATATTCAAGAATCAGAAAGCCCGATTTGGTCTTAGTTTTGACTGGACTAGTGTATAACTAGGATCTAACTTAAACCTAATTGACTACTGATTGCATTAGTTACTCCACAAGGTAATAAAACTCTTTTAGGTCTTTTATTCAACATAAATGGCAATCATTTATCATGTTCTTCATTTCCTTTCATTCTAGGACTCTGAAGTAGTTGTAGAAGattttgatgtcttaattattatcagCTCATGGATATAAGAGAGATTATGTGGACAGTTGATAGCTTATGAGTCATTGATAGGAACTACATGAATATTTCCAGATCAAAATAAACTGAATATTCTTCTTCCCAGAGATCCTGCTGTCATTCCTTGGGGTGATTTTGGTGCTGAATTTGTTGTTGAATCTTCTGGTGTGTTTACAACAATGGATAAGGCATCAGCACATTTGAAGGTATGCAGATTCTATTTTGCATGCTAAActtctttatattatttttggtgCTAAAATTTGTTTTTATAGTAACAAAAAGGATCTAAAGGATGTTCCTCTCTCTGATTTCCCCACAGGGTGGTGCCAAAAAAGTAGTAATATCAGCTCCATCTGTGGATGCTCCAATGTTTGTTGTTGGAGTAAATGAGAAGAACTATAAGCCAAACATGAATGTTGTTTCTAATGCTAGCTGCACAACAAACTGTCTTGCTCCTCTTGCCAAGGTATGTTAATTCTAGATCAGAGAGCCTCTCTTTTAAAAGATCCCTTTAATTTGCAATAATCTctgataattattataaatttataattatcagGCATCTTGTAAGGCTTGATAAACTTCTATAATTGTATTTGGTGTTTTTAgggatttttttcttttccttttttgtcattATATGCACATTTGTCATGCCTGTTTGGGACCTGAGTTTCTTGCAACATGAAGCATAACTTTGTAAAGTGTAGTGCTTAATAACAATTGTCGCATTTTATAGGTGGTACACGAGGAGTTTGGCATTGTTGAAGGCCTTATGACAACTGTTCATGCAACCACAGGTGTCTTTGTCTTGCACTCATAGACAGATCAGAGCTGCCAGAATGTGCTTTGCAACCTTTAGGGCCTTCTTTTCTGACATCATGATGCTTATATATGGCTGTCCTTGCTCTTTCACAGCTACACAGAAGACTGTCGATGGTCCTTCAATGAAAGACTGGCGAGGGGGCCGTGGTGCTGGCCAAAACATCATCCCTAGCTCAACTGGTGCAGCAAAGGTGAAATTGAAAATTTGAAATGGTTTGTAATGCAACTATTACTTCAAATAACTTTCATCTTGTCTTTGCAGGCGGTTGGAAAAGTGCTTCCAGAGTTAAATGGGAAGTTGACCGGTATGGCTTTCAGAGTTCCTACGCCCAATGTTTCTGTCGTGGATTTAACTTGTCGACTTGAGAAAAGTGCCTCGTATGATGACGTTAAGGCATCGATTAAGTATGTAACCATGCTTGACTAAGATATTTTGCAGATCATCATCTTTGACTGCATTACTTGAATGCctgattatattaaaatattctcTGTCAGTTTGTCTGAATTAGCATTAATATGAggcattttgtttttttgttagtCATTTGATTTTATTTGGTTGGCTTTACTGACACCACTAAAATTGATTTAGTTTTTGTCAGTACTGTTTTCCTCAATGGTATTAcagtatttttcaataatatcaaTCCCATACTTTGTCTTTGGCTccatttaataaatttatttttcgatcacaGTTTATAGAATGCAAGCTGGGCGCCTAAGCTTCGTAGTCATACGTTTTTCTTTAATGCATATCAGTGTTTTTATGTTAAATGCTTAAGCTTGAAAGACCACTATGGAGACATGGGACACTATTTGTGCCCTTATTTACTGATTTTTTTCTTTGGCTATTGGAGACATCGACATTTGATTTAACTTTCTTTTCAAGGTGGCAGGTGTTTTTGATATTAATTGTAAACGTATACCTAAGTACTCCTGTCTTAAGGAAAGTTGCCCCTGTGTCCGAGATACAGATGTATGCATATGGGATCTTAATGGAATTAAAATGTTTTACTGGTAGTTGATGAAAAATGACATACACATATACAATTTAGTGGAAAAGGAGCCCTTTTTAAGTAGTAATTAACAAACTATGAGACTTTAAGCATTGCCATTATAAAAAGATATGCATGAAATTTTAGGAGTTAATACAGTAGTAATTTATGTCAGTTTGTATCCCAGTGGACTTTGTCGAAACTCTCATATTGAGCATGCATTCATACAGGGATATAAGTTGCtttctattttttattcatcTGTTTACCTGCAAGCATTGTTTTCTTTCTTCCATTCctctcccctcccccccccccccccccccccaaatttatCTCATGACATGTGCATGTAATTTTTTGAGAATCTTTCAGGTATGCATCAGAAGGTCCTCTGAAAGGCATACTTGGATACACCGATGAGGATGTTGTTTCTAATGACTTTGTTGGTGACTCGAGGTAAaacttggttcaactcttctataCTCCCTGGACTTGTTGCATAGGTTCTAAACTACACCCATTCTATTTTTCCAGGTCAAGTATCTTTGATGCTAAGGCTGGCATTGGACTAAGTGCATCGTTTATGAAACTTGTGACATGGTACGACAATGAGTGGGGCTACAGGTTAGGACATTGCTAACTATTTGTTTATGATCTTCCATCTTTGCAACGTCAACCTAAACCTTAACACTATTTTTTTCAGCAACCGAGTGCTAGACCTGATTGAGCATATGGTGCTGGTGAACGCAAAACATTGAGATATGATTTGGCTTGCTCAAATGGACTATATCTAAGCTACAATTTTGATGAGGGGCTTTAGTTGTTTTTTGTTTCCACattatgaaataaaatgttattcTGGATTCGATCAACATTTTTACGATTTAGTTTGAGTTTGAAGGACATCTATCATGATTGTATTGCAACAGACTATTCTTCCTCTCGGTAGTAATGCAACATTTATACAACAGACTACTGTAATGCAAAGATAAAAGAAGCAATCTCGTGTGCACTCCTGCTGATACTGCTCAGCCTGGTATCTTCTCTCCATTTCGTGTTGTCCTCTTTCCTTTAGCTTCACCATAGTCTCTTTGTCATTTCTTATACCTGATTCAATTGCTGTTGCAGGGTTGCCAGCAGCCGCTGTCTCTGCCAGAAACCTTGCTCCGGTGATGGAGTCTCCCAAGTGTTGGTTGAGGTACTCTCGCTTGTGGCAACTCCATGTTGGTGTTTAGGTTGAGAGGAAGAGTTGGTGTTTGATTTGGGAGTTTCTCTTTCCAAAAACATGCTTGAAATGGATGATTTCGTAATCTTTATATCTCTAAAGGTTGCAATTGCTGGCTATGATCTAAATCGTACGTCTAGAACACTTGGTGCAGTGTCTCAGAAACCTCCCATGCCAAGATAGGGCTCCCATTTGAGGATTCGATGAGACAAGGATGATTCTAATGCTCAAATTAGATGGAGAATCTATTTGTAGGATTTCCTTTTACAGACGAGAGTAGATAGTTGTTGATTTGGATTCTTTGGAAAGGACAATGATGGTTATAGGACAAAAAGGTATTCAAAGTATTTCTTGTGTGGTATCTCACAAAAAGATATATCcaaaatattaaagaaaaatctgaatCACATGACAggatcctcctcttcctcttcccaatACTGAGAGAGTTCTTGAACTTGCTCAGAAATTAGGGTTCCTCATCCTGTCTAAAGTTTAGTCTCAGAAAAGGAAtgcatttcttttcatttttactTTCAgcaaatttatatgttttatgcaAGTTGACAAcacaacagaggtatcacaaaacTATGAACATTCAAAGCATGCATCCATGGATAGATTTTCTCTGATCCTTCTCCCCTGCCTTTCCATGGTCTTCTTCATCGGAGGCACGAACAAAGGTTGATGCAGGTTTTTGCTTCcccaagaggaggaggaagatatGACAGATTTGCGTTCAGAAGGTCTGCAACATCGAGTGTGAAGACTTAGAATTCAAATGATCCTCGATTTTTCACGCAACGCTGGCTCTTCATAATATAAGGAAATCATAGATTAAGTATACTTCTTTCATGTGGATGTCATAGCAATGTTTCAATAATCGATCAAGATTAAGAATCTTATTGCTAAGAATATTATTCTTCGTATCCAACACAAAATCCTTCATAATTtctatttttgaagtgaattaatAAGATATTTggcttttgagaaaattttcagcgTAGATTTGTTTTTACTGATTCGTGTtttcaaataaaagaaaagatactTTAGTTTATTTTTCAGACAAAATTGGATATGTGAGAAGACATTAAATTACTATTCTCCAAAATCCCAACTTGGAAGGTATTAAAGCATAATTTGGTTCTTTGATCTCTTAAATTATAAAGGGATTCAAATGATTCGATTAAGTGCCAAATATAAAGTGTAATTCAATAGAGAGAGAAGAGTCCCCTTGAAAACATATTTGGAGGTCTTTTATAGTATGATATTTGACTATTATGTTGAGATCATGATCAATGTTTAgaatgattatatattttttggggCCACATATGCGATGCTGAAGCATCAAATCCACGGAACATGGTTGAATCATATTCTGTGTACCAATTTTCGTAGGGCTAAGATAATTGCCACACACTTGAACGGTGATGATGCATCGCGTATATGATGTCAAGATGTCAGCCATGTGGTGATGAGATATCAACCACATGGTCATGAGTTATCGATAACATGGTGGTGAAGTGTCGACCACATGGTTATGAGGTGTCAATCACATGATGAAAAAGTGTAGGTTATATAGTTGTGATGTGTCGACCATATGGTTGCGAGGTGTCCAGCACGTGGTATTAGGTGTCAGTCATGTAGTACTAAGATATAAGTGATATGACATTATGGTGTCGTCCATCCTTCTTATGtcattattcctatatcatatctCGATAAATGCAATAATTTCAGGGCATGATATGACTTCTATTTAACTATTGATCCTAGAAAAATGGTTTAATAATCTTATCATCAAAAGGAGCGCTTTAGGTTGTATCGATCAGACTGTCATCGTAGGAAGACCTTTGGGTCATTTTGATcatgctattttaaaagataatacTTTAGGTCATTtcaattattttatcatcaaagGGAGCACTTTGGGTTGTTTTAGTTATCTTATCATCAAATGAAGCATTTCAGGTCGTTTCAGTCATATTGTTGTCAAATGAAACGCTTCAAACCATTTTGACTATgctatcattaaaaataatatttttgggtTCTTTTTG
Proteins encoded:
- the LOC135616635 gene encoding glyceraldehyde-3-phosphate dehydrogenase GAPCP2, chloroplastic-like, which encodes MAFSTLVRSAAPALGGSRDGFPSDSGAPIPPSFKISCIRSPRSAGNRSSIFGSSFPSVEAYSSQRSGARNNQPIKATATEAPPFVKSSPSGGRTKVGINGFGRIGRLVLRIATTRDDIKVVAVNDPFIDAKYMAYMFKYDSTHGIFKGTIKVVDGSTLEINGKRIAVTSKRDPAVIPWGDFGAEFVVESSGVFTTMDKASAHLKGGAKKVVISAPSVDAPMFVVGVNEKNYKPNMNVVSNASCTTNCLAPLAKVVHEEFGIVEGLMTTVHATTATQKTVDGPSMKDWRGGRGAGQNIIPSSTGAAKAVGKVLPELNGKLTGMAFRVPTPNVSVVDLTCRLEKSASYDDVKASIKYASEGPLKGILGYTDEDVVSNDFVGDSRSSIFDAKAGIGLSASFMKLVTWYDNEWGYSNRVLDLIEHMVLVNAKH